In a single window of the Canis lupus dingo isolate Sandy chromosome 18, ASM325472v2, whole genome shotgun sequence genome:
- the RCE1 gene encoding CAAX prenyl protease 2 isoform X2, translated as MAALGGDGLRLLSVSRPERQPESAALGGPGPGLCCWVSVFSCLSLACSYVGSLYVWKSELPRDHPAVIKRRFTSVLVVSSLSPLCVLLWRELTGIQPGTSLLTLMGFRLEGIFPAALLPLLLTMILFLGPLMQLSMDCPCDLADGLKVVLAPRSWARCLTDMRWLRNQVIAPLTEELVFRACMLPMLAPCTGLGPAVFTCPLFFGVAHFHHIFEQLRFRQSSVGSIFLSAEHTGVVTRGLPVSSVPVLLHSCLRCLHCFPLHPHRTPDWASSLPLLLQLHGLSCCMCGPGASAETAPAGRLCSGCGTLPASAPAPHGPQTLRQPSPLCAFGASRGLRGSLVLLTHAPVHAPMNSHGLPSFSPSRGTAEGRSWLGSPRSQEFL; from the exons ATGGCGGCGCTGGGCGGGGATGGGCTGCGCCTGCTGTCGGTATCGCGGCCGGAGCGGCAACCCGAGTCGGCGGCCCTGGGCggtccaggccctgggctgtgctGCTGGGTGTCAGTGTTCTCCTGTCTCAGCCTCGCCTGCTCCTACGTGGGCAGCCTCTACGTCTGGAAGAGCGAGCTGCCCAG GGACCACCCTGCCGTTATCAAGCGGCGCTTCACTAGCGTCTTGGTGGTGTCCAGTCTCTCGCCCCTCTGCGTGCTACTTTGGAGAGAACTCACAGGCATCCAG CCAGGCACATCCCTGCTCACCCTGATGGGCTTCAGGCTGGAGGGCATTTTCCCAGCAGCACTGCTGCCCTTGCTGCTGACCATG ATCCTTTTCCTGGGCCCACTAATGCAACTCTCTATGGATTGTCCATGTGACCTGGCAGATGGCTTGAAGGTTGTCTTAG CCCCTCGCTCCTGGGCCCGCTGCCTCACAGACATGCGTTGGCTGCGGAACCAAGTGATCGCACCCCTGACAGAGGAACTGGTATTCCGGGCCTGCATGCTGCCCATGTTAGCACCATGCACGGGCCTGGGCCCTGCCGTGTTCACCTGCCCACTCTTCTTTGGAGTTG CCCATTTTCACCACATTTTTGAACAGCTTCGTTTCCGCCAGAGCAGTGTGGGGAGCATCTTCTTGTCTGCAG AGCATACAGGTGTGGTCACTCGAGGCCTCCCCGTCTCCAGCGTTCCAGTTCTCCTACACAGCTGTCTTCGGTGCCTACACTGCTTTCCTCTTCATCCGCACAG GACACCTGATTGGGCCAGTTCTTTGCCACTCCTTCTGCAATTACATGGGCTTTCCTGCTGTATGTGCGGCCCTGGAGCATCCGCAGAGACGGCCCCTGCTGGCAGGCTATGCTCTGGGTGTGGGactcttcctgcttctgctccagCCCCTCACGGACCCCAAACTCTACGGCAGCCTTCCCCTTTGTGTGCTTTTGGAGCGAGCAGGGGACTCAGAGGCTCCCTTGTGCTCCTGACCCATGCTCCTGTACATGCTCCTATGAACTCTCACGGGCTCCCCAGCTTCTCCCCATCAAGGGGTACTGCAGAGGGGAGGAGCTGGCTGGGGTCCCCGAGATCTCAGGAATTTTTGTAG
- the RCE1 gene encoding CAAX prenyl protease 2 isoform X1: protein MAALGGDGLRLLSVSRPERQPESAALGGPGPGLCCWVSVFSCLSLACSYVGSLYVWKSELPRDHPAVIKRRFTSVLVVSSLSPLCVLLWRELTGIQPGTSLLTLMGFRLEGIFPAALLPLLLTMILFLGPLMQLSMDCPCDLADGLKVVLAPRSWARCLTDMRWLRNQVIAPLTEELVFRACMLPMLAPCTGLGPAVFTCPLFFGVAHFHHIFEQLRFRQSSVGSIFLSAEEHTGVVTRGLPVSSVPVLLHSCLRCLHCFPLHPHRTPDWASSLPLLLQLHGLSCCMCGPGASAETAPAGRLCSGCGTLPASAPAPHGPQTLRQPSPLCAFGASRGLRGSLVLLTHAPVHAPMNSHGLPSFSPSRGTAEGRSWLGSPRSQEFL from the exons ATGGCGGCGCTGGGCGGGGATGGGCTGCGCCTGCTGTCGGTATCGCGGCCGGAGCGGCAACCCGAGTCGGCGGCCCTGGGCggtccaggccctgggctgtgctGCTGGGTGTCAGTGTTCTCCTGTCTCAGCCTCGCCTGCTCCTACGTGGGCAGCCTCTACGTCTGGAAGAGCGAGCTGCCCAG GGACCACCCTGCCGTTATCAAGCGGCGCTTCACTAGCGTCTTGGTGGTGTCCAGTCTCTCGCCCCTCTGCGTGCTACTTTGGAGAGAACTCACAGGCATCCAG CCAGGCACATCCCTGCTCACCCTGATGGGCTTCAGGCTGGAGGGCATTTTCCCAGCAGCACTGCTGCCCTTGCTGCTGACCATG ATCCTTTTCCTGGGCCCACTAATGCAACTCTCTATGGATTGTCCATGTGACCTGGCAGATGGCTTGAAGGTTGTCTTAG CCCCTCGCTCCTGGGCCCGCTGCCTCACAGACATGCGTTGGCTGCGGAACCAAGTGATCGCACCCCTGACAGAGGAACTGGTATTCCGGGCCTGCATGCTGCCCATGTTAGCACCATGCACGGGCCTGGGCCCTGCCGTGTTCACCTGCCCACTCTTCTTTGGAGTTG CCCATTTTCACCACATTTTTGAACAGCTTCGTTTCCGCCAGAGCAGTGTGGGGAGCATCTTCTTGTCTGCAG AAGAGCATACAGGTGTGGTCACTCGAGGCCTCCCCGTCTCCAGCGTTCCAGTTCTCCTACACAGCTGTCTTCGGTGCCTACACTGCTTTCCTCTTCATCCGCACAG GACACCTGATTGGGCCAGTTCTTTGCCACTCCTTCTGCAATTACATGGGCTTTCCTGCTGTATGTGCGGCCCTGGAGCATCCGCAGAGACGGCCCCTGCTGGCAGGCTATGCTCTGGGTGTGGGactcttcctgcttctgctccagCCCCTCACGGACCCCAAACTCTACGGCAGCCTTCCCCTTTGTGTGCTTTTGGAGCGAGCAGGGGACTCAGAGGCTCCCTTGTGCTCCTGACCCATGCTCCTGTACATGCTCCTATGAACTCTCACGGGCTCCCCAGCTTCTCCCCATCAAGGGGTACTGCAGAGGGGAGGAGCTGGCTGGGGTCCCCGAGATCTCAGGAATTTTTGTAG
- the RCE1 gene encoding CAAX prenyl protease 2 isoform X6, which produces MGFRLEGIFPAALLPLLLTMILFLGPLMQLSMDCPCDLADGLKVVLAPRSWARCLTDMRWLRNQVIAPLTEELVFRACMLPMLAPCTGLGPAVFTCPLFFGVAHFHHIFEQLRFRQSSVGSIFLSAEEHTGVVTRGLPVSSVPVLLHSCLRCLHCFPLHPHRTPDWASSLPLLLQLHGLSCCMCGPGASAETAPAGRLCSGCGTLPASAPAPHGPQTLRQPSPLCAFGASRGLRGSLVLLTHAPVHAPMNSHGLPSFSPSRGTAEGRSWLGSPRSQEFL; this is translated from the exons ATGGGCTTCAGGCTGGAGGGCATTTTCCCAGCAGCACTGCTGCCCTTGCTGCTGACCATG ATCCTTTTCCTGGGCCCACTAATGCAACTCTCTATGGATTGTCCATGTGACCTGGCAGATGGCTTGAAGGTTGTCTTAG CCCCTCGCTCCTGGGCCCGCTGCCTCACAGACATGCGTTGGCTGCGGAACCAAGTGATCGCACCCCTGACAGAGGAACTGGTATTCCGGGCCTGCATGCTGCCCATGTTAGCACCATGCACGGGCCTGGGCCCTGCCGTGTTCACCTGCCCACTCTTCTTTGGAGTTG CCCATTTTCACCACATTTTTGAACAGCTTCGTTTCCGCCAGAGCAGTGTGGGGAGCATCTTCTTGTCTGCAG AAGAGCATACAGGTGTGGTCACTCGAGGCCTCCCCGTCTCCAGCGTTCCAGTTCTCCTACACAGCTGTCTTCGGTGCCTACACTGCTTTCCTCTTCATCCGCACAG GACACCTGATTGGGCCAGTTCTTTGCCACTCCTTCTGCAATTACATGGGCTTTCCTGCTGTATGTGCGGCCCTGGAGCATCCGCAGAGACGGCCCCTGCTGGCAGGCTATGCTCTGGGTGTGGGactcttcctgcttctgctccagCCCCTCACGGACCCCAAACTCTACGGCAGCCTTCCCCTTTGTGTGCTTTTGGAGCGAGCAGGGGACTCAGAGGCTCCCTTGTGCTCCTGACCCATGCTCCTGTACATGCTCCTATGAACTCTCACGGGCTCCCCAGCTTCTCCCCATCAAGGGGTACTGCAGAGGGGAGGAGCTGGCTGGGGTCCCCGAGATCTCAGGAATTTTTGTAG
- the RCE1 gene encoding CAAX prenyl protease 2 isoform X5, protein MAALGGDGLRLLSVSRPERQPESAALGGPGPGLCCWVSVFSCLSLACSYVGSLYVWKSELPRDHPAVIKRRFTSVLVVSSLSPLCVLLWRELTGIQPGTSLLTLMGFRLEGIFPAALLPLLLTMILFLGPLMQLSMDCPCDLADGLKVVLAPRSWARCLTDMRWLRNQVIAPLTEELVFRACMLPMLAPCTGLGPAVFTCPLFFGVAHFHHIFEQLRFRQSSVGSIFLSAGHLIGPVLCHSFCNYMGFPAVCAALEHPQRRPLLAGYALGVGLFLLLLQPLTDPKLYGSLPLCVLLERAGDSEAPLCS, encoded by the exons ATGGCGGCGCTGGGCGGGGATGGGCTGCGCCTGCTGTCGGTATCGCGGCCGGAGCGGCAACCCGAGTCGGCGGCCCTGGGCggtccaggccctgggctgtgctGCTGGGTGTCAGTGTTCTCCTGTCTCAGCCTCGCCTGCTCCTACGTGGGCAGCCTCTACGTCTGGAAGAGCGAGCTGCCCAG GGACCACCCTGCCGTTATCAAGCGGCGCTTCACTAGCGTCTTGGTGGTGTCCAGTCTCTCGCCCCTCTGCGTGCTACTTTGGAGAGAACTCACAGGCATCCAG CCAGGCACATCCCTGCTCACCCTGATGGGCTTCAGGCTGGAGGGCATTTTCCCAGCAGCACTGCTGCCCTTGCTGCTGACCATG ATCCTTTTCCTGGGCCCACTAATGCAACTCTCTATGGATTGTCCATGTGACCTGGCAGATGGCTTGAAGGTTGTCTTAG CCCCTCGCTCCTGGGCCCGCTGCCTCACAGACATGCGTTGGCTGCGGAACCAAGTGATCGCACCCCTGACAGAGGAACTGGTATTCCGGGCCTGCATGCTGCCCATGTTAGCACCATGCACGGGCCTGGGCCCTGCCGTGTTCACCTGCCCACTCTTCTTTGGAGTTG CCCATTTTCACCACATTTTTGAACAGCTTCGTTTCCGCCAGAGCAGTGTGGGGAGCATCTTCTTGTCTGCAG GACACCTGATTGGGCCAGTTCTTTGCCACTCCTTCTGCAATTACATGGGCTTTCCTGCTGTATGTGCGGCCCTGGAGCATCCGCAGAGACGGCCCCTGCTGGCAGGCTATGCTCTGGGTGTGGGactcttcctgcttctgctccagCCCCTCACGGACCCCAAACTCTACGGCAGCCTTCCCCTTTGTGTGCTTTTGGAGCGAGCAGGGGACTCAGAGGCTCCCTTGTGCTCCTGA
- the RCE1 gene encoding CAAX prenyl protease 2 isoform X3, translating into MAALGGDGLRLLSVSRPERQPESAALGGPGPGLCCWVSVFSCLSLACSYVGSLYVWKSELPRDHPAVIKRRFTSVLVVSSLSPLCVLLWRELTGIQPGTSLLTLMGFRLEGIFPAALLPLLLTMILFLGPLMQLSMDCPCDLADGLKVVLAPRSWARCLTDMRWLRNQVIAPLTEELVFRACMLPMLAPCTGLGPAVFTCPLFFGVAHFHHIFEQLRFRQSSVGSIFLSAVLGQKSIQVWSLEASPSPAFQFSYTAVFGAYTAFLFIRTGHLIGPVLCHSFCNYMGFPAVCAALEHPQRRPLLAGYALGVGLFLLLLQPLTDPKLYGSLPLCVLLERAGDSEAPLCS; encoded by the exons ATGGCGGCGCTGGGCGGGGATGGGCTGCGCCTGCTGTCGGTATCGCGGCCGGAGCGGCAACCCGAGTCGGCGGCCCTGGGCggtccaggccctgggctgtgctGCTGGGTGTCAGTGTTCTCCTGTCTCAGCCTCGCCTGCTCCTACGTGGGCAGCCTCTACGTCTGGAAGAGCGAGCTGCCCAG GGACCACCCTGCCGTTATCAAGCGGCGCTTCACTAGCGTCTTGGTGGTGTCCAGTCTCTCGCCCCTCTGCGTGCTACTTTGGAGAGAACTCACAGGCATCCAG CCAGGCACATCCCTGCTCACCCTGATGGGCTTCAGGCTGGAGGGCATTTTCCCAGCAGCACTGCTGCCCTTGCTGCTGACCATG ATCCTTTTCCTGGGCCCACTAATGCAACTCTCTATGGATTGTCCATGTGACCTGGCAGATGGCTTGAAGGTTGTCTTAG CCCCTCGCTCCTGGGCCCGCTGCCTCACAGACATGCGTTGGCTGCGGAACCAAGTGATCGCACCCCTGACAGAGGAACTGGTATTCCGGGCCTGCATGCTGCCCATGTTAGCACCATGCACGGGCCTGGGCCCTGCCGTGTTCACCTGCCCACTCTTCTTTGGAGTTG CCCATTTTCACCACATTTTTGAACAGCTTCGTTTCCGCCAGAGCAGTGTGGGGAGCATCTTCTTGTCTGCAG TGTTGGGGCAGAAGAGCATACAGGTGTGGTCACTCGAGGCCTCCCCGTCTCCAGCGTTCCAGTTCTCCTACACAGCTGTCTTCGGTGCCTACACTGCTTTCCTCTTCATCCGCACAG GACACCTGATTGGGCCAGTTCTTTGCCACTCCTTCTGCAATTACATGGGCTTTCCTGCTGTATGTGCGGCCCTGGAGCATCCGCAGAGACGGCCCCTGCTGGCAGGCTATGCTCTGGGTGTGGGactcttcctgcttctgctccagCCCCTCACGGACCCCAAACTCTACGGCAGCCTTCCCCTTTGTGTGCTTTTGGAGCGAGCAGGGGACTCAGAGGCTCCCTTGTGCTCCTGA
- the RCE1 gene encoding CAAX prenyl protease 2 isoform X4 has protein sequence MAALGGDGLRLLSVSRPERQPESAALGGPGPGLCCWVSVFSCLSLACSYVGSLYVWKSELPRDHPAVIKRRFTSVLVVSSLSPLCVLLWRELTGIQPGTSLLTLMGFRLEGIFPAALLPLLLTMILFLGPLMQLSMDCPCDLADGLKVVLAPRSWARCLTDMRWLRNQVIAPLTEELVFRACMLPMLAPCTGLGPAVFTCPLFFGVAHFHHIFEQLRFRQSSVGSIFLSAAFQFSYTAVFGAYTAFLFIRTGHLIGPVLCHSFCNYMGFPAVCAALEHPQRRPLLAGYALGVGLFLLLLQPLTDPKLYGSLPLCVLLERAGDSEAPLCS, from the exons ATGGCGGCGCTGGGCGGGGATGGGCTGCGCCTGCTGTCGGTATCGCGGCCGGAGCGGCAACCCGAGTCGGCGGCCCTGGGCggtccaggccctgggctgtgctGCTGGGTGTCAGTGTTCTCCTGTCTCAGCCTCGCCTGCTCCTACGTGGGCAGCCTCTACGTCTGGAAGAGCGAGCTGCCCAG GGACCACCCTGCCGTTATCAAGCGGCGCTTCACTAGCGTCTTGGTGGTGTCCAGTCTCTCGCCCCTCTGCGTGCTACTTTGGAGAGAACTCACAGGCATCCAG CCAGGCACATCCCTGCTCACCCTGATGGGCTTCAGGCTGGAGGGCATTTTCCCAGCAGCACTGCTGCCCTTGCTGCTGACCATG ATCCTTTTCCTGGGCCCACTAATGCAACTCTCTATGGATTGTCCATGTGACCTGGCAGATGGCTTGAAGGTTGTCTTAG CCCCTCGCTCCTGGGCCCGCTGCCTCACAGACATGCGTTGGCTGCGGAACCAAGTGATCGCACCCCTGACAGAGGAACTGGTATTCCGGGCCTGCATGCTGCCCATGTTAGCACCATGCACGGGCCTGGGCCCTGCCGTGTTCACCTGCCCACTCTTCTTTGGAGTTG CCCATTTTCACCACATTTTTGAACAGCTTCGTTTCCGCCAGAGCAGTGTGGGGAGCATCTTCTTGTCTGCAG CGTTCCAGTTCTCCTACACAGCTGTCTTCGGTGCCTACACTGCTTTCCTCTTCATCCGCACAG GACACCTGATTGGGCCAGTTCTTTGCCACTCCTTCTGCAATTACATGGGCTTTCCTGCTGTATGTGCGGCCCTGGAGCATCCGCAGAGACGGCCCCTGCTGGCAGGCTATGCTCTGGGTGTGGGactcttcctgcttctgctccagCCCCTCACGGACCCCAAACTCTACGGCAGCCTTCCCCTTTGTGTGCTTTTGGAGCGAGCAGGGGACTCAGAGGCTCCCTTGTGCTCCTGA